A single window of Drosophila suzukii chromosome 3, CBGP_Dsuzu_IsoJpt1.0, whole genome shotgun sequence DNA harbors:
- the LOC108014469 gene encoding uncharacterized protein: MKFLLLTVFLCLAVCFMVTSAAPREEAIPEGLEGPGSESINPSDDQGILLKLKLLKKLLFLG, translated from the exons ATGAAATTCTTGCTCCTG ACCGTGTTCCTTTGCCTGGCCGTGTGCTTCATGGTCACCAGTGCTGCTCCCCGAGAGGAGGCTATTCCCGAGGGTCTCGAAGGTCCTGGCAGTGAGTCCATCAACCCCTCCGACGACCAGGGCATCCTGCTCAAGCTGAAGCTGCTCAAGAAGCTCTTGTTCCTGGGCTAG
- the LOC108012782 gene encoding uncharacterized protein, with the protein MKYLALTLFVCLVALALVSAVPVDESLIGDNIYQPAFDDVQRPQDPQAIFKLKKLLKLKKLLG; encoded by the exons atGAAGTACCTAGCCCTG ACCCTTTTTGTGTGCCTGGTGGCCCTTGCTCTTGTGTCTGCGGTGCCCGTGGATGAGTCCCTGATCGGGGACAATATCTACCAGCCAGCCTTCGATGATGTCCAGCGTCCCCAGGATCCGCAGGCCATCTTCAAGCTGAAGAAGCTGCTCAAGCTGAAGAAACTTCTGGGTTAG
- the LOC118877467 gene encoding uncharacterized protein, producing MRPLQSLIFIVFFRAFQVRTINLHIEEFYGKSFVPEHMHVTFDIVNFEEINVNLTVTIPFPGKLLMHIFARKLSNQVGGSDQTDLVRMRNLDLCKLLDSLRNITVEKIQGESLLPTTFVISCPLVPGFYFVQNGIVDSRLVPFRIPDGRYLVLLELIQVYEEVIKVVSCRIKFAMKTPPGYKERSVFESSEEKDETTQRSEVEKQESSLEVPQPSEDNYET from the exons ATGCGACCTCTGCAAAGtttgatttttattgtattttttagaGCCTTTCAAGTTCGCACT ATTAATCTGCATATTGAGGAATTCTATGGCAAATCCTTTGTGCCCGAACATATGCATGTGACCTTTGACATCGTGAACTTTGAGGAAATCAATGTTAATCTAACAGTTACAATTCCCTTTCCTGGCAAGCTTCTCATGCATATTTTTGCAAGAAAGCTCTCGAATCAAGTGGGTGGATCCGATCAAACGGACTTGGTGCGCATGAGGAATTTGGATCTCTGTAAGCTCCTCGATTCACTTCGTAATATCACTGTGGAAAAGATCCAGGGCGAAAGCCTACTGCCCACCACTTTCGTAATATCTTGTCCCTTGGTCCCTGGCTTCTACTTTGTGCAAAATGGCATCGTTGATTCAAGACTGGTGCCTTTTCGAATCCCTGATGGCAGATATCTCGTTTTGTTGGagctgattcaagtttatgaggAAGTTATCAAGGTGGTTTCCTGCCGAATAAAGTTCGCCATGAAGACGCCTCCTGGATATAAGGAACGATCGGTGTTTGAGAGCAGTGAGGAAAAGGATGAAACTACTCAGCGGTCTGAAGTGGAAAAGCAAGAGTCAAGTTTAGAGGTTCCCCAGCCAAGCGAAGATAACTATGAAACATGA